The following are encoded together in the Streptomyces sp. NBC_00341 genome:
- a CDS encoding sensor histidine kinase, with protein MTGDRDTATDRAGTPRPSPLTGHIQRQLQRIRAADRRRPAVWDGLLTTFWILFAVLDVSSRGWRTVAIDPSVSPRLVLLLSAAFSAPLLWRRGHPLAVLLFMTPFALVNVWTGAVIQAAFLQEIVVFNIALRLPLRTLALSGGIVLAPLAIGSAHFPEHWNQLIVPHLYAFVLASLFGIVFRTRKEYTEALVDRANRLELERDQQAQLAAVAERTRIAREMHDIIGHNLSVITGLADGGAYAAAKSPERAAQALDAIGTTSRQALAELRRLLGVLRDPPDRADRTPQPTLDDMDTLLTGVRTAGLPVRLSSRGTPPAVPPTAGRQLTVYRVVQEALTNTLKHGGGHSALAAEVTLTYRPNELEAVITDNGTPAHGAAAPDGTGQGITGMRERASLYDGTVETGRPTGTGWRVRLRLPLEDSPS; from the coding sequence ATGACGGGCGACAGGGACACCGCCACCGACCGCGCGGGGACACCGCGCCCCAGCCCGCTCACCGGGCACATTCAGCGACAACTCCAGCGCATCCGCGCGGCCGACCGCCGCAGGCCGGCCGTCTGGGACGGACTGCTCACCACGTTCTGGATCCTGTTCGCCGTGCTCGACGTCTCCTCGCGCGGCTGGCGCACCGTCGCCATCGACCCGAGCGTGTCCCCCCGGCTGGTGCTGCTGCTGAGCGCCGCGTTCTCCGCGCCACTCTTGTGGCGCCGCGGCCACCCGCTGGCCGTCCTGCTGTTCATGACCCCGTTCGCACTGGTCAACGTCTGGACGGGGGCGGTCATCCAGGCCGCCTTCCTCCAGGAGATCGTGGTCTTCAACATCGCGCTCCGGCTGCCGCTGCGCACCCTGGCCCTGTCCGGCGGGATCGTGCTCGCCCCGCTGGCGATCGGCTCTGCCCACTTCCCGGAGCACTGGAACCAGCTCATCGTCCCCCACCTGTACGCGTTCGTGTTGGCGTCCCTGTTCGGCATCGTCTTCCGGACCCGCAAGGAGTACACGGAGGCCCTCGTCGACCGCGCCAACCGGCTCGAACTCGAACGGGACCAGCAGGCCCAGCTGGCCGCCGTCGCCGAACGGACCCGGATCGCCCGGGAGATGCACGACATCATCGGCCACAACCTGTCCGTCATCACGGGGTTGGCCGACGGCGGCGCGTACGCCGCGGCCAAGAGCCCGGAACGGGCCGCCCAGGCCCTCGACGCGATCGGCACCACCAGCCGCCAGGCCCTCGCCGAACTCCGCCGCCTGCTCGGAGTCCTGCGCGATCCCCCCGACCGCGCCGACCGCACCCCGCAACCGACCCTCGACGACATGGACACCCTGCTCACCGGCGTACGGACGGCAGGTCTTCCCGTACGACTCAGCAGCCGTGGCACCCCACCGGCCGTCCCGCCCACCGCAGGACGGCAGTTGACCGTCTACCGGGTGGTACAGGAGGCGCTGACCAATACGCTGAAGCACGGCGGCGGACACTCCGCCCTGGCCGCCGAGGTCACCCTGACCTACCGGCCGAACGAGCTGGAGGCCGTGATCACCGACAACGGAACACCTGCTCACGGCGCCGCCGCACCGGACGGCACCGGGCAGGGCATCACGGGCATGCGTGAACGCGCTTCCCTGTACGACGGCACCGTAGAAACGGGCCGGCCCACCGGCACAGGCTGGCGGGTACGGCTCCGGCTCCCTCTGGAGGACTCCCCCTCGTGA
- a CDS encoding ABC transporter permease produces MTTVAVTPHPYRVTPARVLRSEWHKLRSLRSTWITLGSAAALVLAVGILMGTTYTSGGGDSDVDTVVMVLYGTTLGTLCTVVLGILVTAGEYSTGMIRASLTAVPRRLPVLWAKAAVFAATVFTVMLATSLVTFVVAQFFLDDTDQAASLTDPGVLRAIAGNAAGTTLLSLIALGLGALLRSTPGAIGAFIGGVMVLPEVLSMLPYEAVETAVRYFPTQAAGVLGSATPLPDAASNGAALLALVLWASAALLAAAALLRRRDA; encoded by the coding sequence ATGACCACCGTGGCCGTCACCCCGCACCCCTACCGCGTCACCCCGGCCCGGGTACTGCGCTCCGAGTGGCACAAACTCCGGTCCCTGCGCTCGACCTGGATCACTCTGGGATCAGCCGCCGCTCTCGTCCTCGCCGTCGGGATCCTCATGGGCACGACCTATACGTCCGGGGGCGGCGACTCGGACGTCGACACGGTCGTCATGGTCCTCTACGGCACCACGCTCGGCACGCTCTGCACCGTCGTGCTGGGCATCCTGGTCACGGCGGGCGAGTACTCGACAGGCATGATCCGCGCCTCGCTCACCGCCGTACCCCGACGGCTCCCGGTCCTCTGGGCGAAGGCCGCGGTCTTCGCCGCCACCGTGTTCACCGTCATGCTCGCCACCTCGCTGGTCACCTTCGTCGTCGCCCAGTTCTTCCTCGACGACACCGACCAGGCCGCCTCCCTCACCGACCCCGGCGTCCTGCGCGCCATAGCGGGCAACGCCGCCGGGACCACACTCCTCAGCCTGATCGCCCTGGGCCTCGGCGCCCTGCTCCGCTCGACCCCCGGCGCCATCGGCGCGTTCATCGGGGGCGTGATGGTCCTTCCGGAGGTGCTCTCCATGCTTCCCTACGAAGCGGTGGAGACCGCCGTCCGCTATTTCCCCACCCAGGCCGCCGGCGTACTCGGCTCCGCCACCCCGCTCCCCGACGCCGCCTCCAACGGCGCCGCCCTGCTCGCCCTCGTCCTCTGGGCCTCGGCCGCACTCCTCGCGGCAGCCGCCCTCCTGCGCCGCCGCGACGCATGA
- a CDS encoding MarR family winged helix-turn-helix transcriptional regulator, which yields MSDTTEPGIQEPSLDEQIAAYQREYRDLDPQVEQVVSALGRLNRRMNVAYGRQVAALGISNAEWEVLKTLVLAGTPYRLGPGELAKRLGLTPAAMTHRIDRMAGEGLVTRDRDENNRVRVIVELTDEGRAKWLEAMRMATDFEEELLQDLSGDERGVLGEMLIRLLRRVEHAQPDAGGRLTDLD from the coding sequence ATGTCTGACACCACCGAGCCCGGTATCCAGGAGCCGAGCCTCGACGAGCAGATCGCCGCCTACCAGCGCGAGTACCGAGACCTGGACCCACAGGTCGAGCAGGTCGTCTCCGCGCTCGGCCGGCTGAACCGCCGGATGAACGTGGCGTACGGACGCCAGGTCGCCGCCCTCGGCATCAGCAACGCCGAGTGGGAGGTCCTCAAGACCCTCGTACTGGCCGGCACCCCGTACCGGCTGGGTCCGGGGGAGCTGGCGAAGCGGCTCGGACTCACCCCTGCCGCGATGACGCACCGCATCGACCGGATGGCGGGCGAGGGCCTCGTCACCCGCGACCGCGACGAGAACAACCGGGTCCGCGTCATCGTCGAGCTGACGGACGAGGGGCGGGCGAAGTGGTTGGAGGCGATGCGGATGGCCACGGACTTCGAGGAGGAGCTGCTCCAGGACCTCTCGGGCGACGAGCGCGGGGTCCTCGGCGAGATGCTGATCCGGCTGCTGCGCCGGGTGGAGCATGCCCAGCCGGACGCCGGCGGCCGCCTCACCGACCTGGACTGA
- a CDS encoding response regulator transcription factor — MTTVLIADDQPMQRFGFRMLLESQDDMTVVGEAANGHEALQLVARHQPDVALMDIRMPLLDGIEATRRIIRTGSRTRVLIVTTFDLDRYAYDGLRAGASGFLIKDAMPEELLSGIRAVASGDAVVAPSLTRRLLDAYVQHLPTTPGGPATPDSRIGTLTGREREILTVIGQGWTNSEIAERLHLAESTVKTHVSRILAKTGARDRVQAVILAYDTHLVTAG; from the coding sequence GTGACGACCGTGCTCATCGCGGACGACCAGCCGATGCAACGCTTCGGATTCCGCATGCTGTTGGAGAGCCAGGACGACATGACGGTCGTCGGCGAGGCCGCCAACGGCCACGAGGCCCTCCAACTCGTCGCCCGGCACCAGCCGGACGTCGCCCTGATGGACATCCGCATGCCCCTGCTCGACGGCATCGAGGCGACCCGCCGCATCATCAGGACCGGTTCCCGCACCCGCGTCCTCATCGTCACGACGTTCGACCTGGACCGGTACGCGTACGACGGGCTGCGGGCCGGCGCGAGCGGCTTCCTCATCAAGGACGCGATGCCGGAGGAGCTGCTCTCCGGCATCCGTGCGGTCGCGAGCGGCGACGCGGTGGTCGCCCCCAGCCTGACCCGCCGCCTCCTGGACGCGTACGTCCAGCATCTGCCGACGACCCCCGGCGGACCCGCGACGCCCGATTCGCGCATCGGGACCCTCACCGGCCGGGAACGGGAGATCCTCACCGTCATCGGCCAGGGCTGGACCAACTCGGAGATCGCGGAGCGATTGCACCTGGCCGAATCAACCGTGAAGACCCACGTCTCCCGCATCCTCGCGAAAACCGGTGCCAGGGACCGCGTCCAGGCAGTGATCCTGGCGTACGACACCCACCTGGTCACCGCGGGCTGA
- a CDS encoding ATP-binding cassette domain-containing protein → MIRAYELTKRYGDTTVVQDLDFTVRPGIVTGFLGPNGAGKSTTMRMLLGLDAPTRGRSTIGGRAYAGHSAPLTEVGALLEARSVHPGRTAFHHLMSLAHTHGIPRSRVEHVLDLAGLTSVAGKRIKGFSLGMGQRLGIAAALLGDPAVLILDEPVNGLDPEGVLWIRNLLRSLAGEGRTVLVSSHLMSEMALTADHLVIIGRGRLLADTTVDDFVAMAGGASVRVLTPQAPALRDLLQGPGIDVTGPAATDIGELEVRGADAAHIGRIAAAHAIPLYELTPRTASLEQAFMDLTQESVDYRITAPEPTGALA, encoded by the coding sequence ATGATCAGGGCATACGAACTCACCAAACGGTACGGGGACACCACCGTCGTCCAAGACCTCGACTTCACGGTCCGCCCCGGCATCGTGACCGGCTTCCTCGGCCCGAACGGCGCCGGGAAATCGACCACCATGCGCATGCTGCTCGGCCTGGACGCCCCCACCCGAGGCCGTTCGACGATCGGTGGACGCGCGTACGCCGGCCACAGCGCACCGCTGACCGAAGTCGGCGCCCTGCTGGAAGCCCGTTCCGTCCACCCCGGCCGCACCGCCTTCCACCACCTGATGTCCCTCGCCCACACCCACGGCATCCCCCGCAGCCGCGTCGAGCACGTCCTCGACCTGGCCGGACTGACCTCGGTCGCAGGGAAGCGGATCAAGGGATTCTCACTCGGCATGGGCCAACGGCTCGGGATCGCCGCCGCACTGCTCGGCGACCCGGCCGTCCTCATCCTCGACGAACCGGTCAACGGCCTCGACCCCGAGGGCGTCCTGTGGATCCGAAACCTGCTCAGGTCCCTCGCCGGGGAAGGCCGCACGGTCCTCGTCTCCTCGCACCTGATGAGCGAGATGGCGCTGACCGCCGACCACCTCGTCATCATCGGACGCGGCCGCCTCCTCGCGGACACCACCGTCGACGACTTCGTCGCCATGGCCGGCGGCGCCTCGGTCCGCGTCCTCACCCCACAGGCCCCCGCCCTGCGCGACCTCCTCCAGGGCCCCGGCATCGACGTCACGGGCCCTGCCGCCACCGACATCGGCGAGCTGGAGGTCCGCGGCGCGGACGCCGCCCACATCGGCCGGATCGCGGCCGCGCATGCCATCCCGCTGTACGAACTCACACCGCGCACCGCCTCACTGGAACAGGCCTTCATGGACCTCACCCAGGAATCGGTCGACTACCGGATCACCGCCCCCGAACCGACCGGAGCCCTCGCATGA